The Nostoc sp. PCC 7524 nucleotide sequence AACTACTAGAAACTTTAGACCACGGTAAACTATTTCGTTATATTCCCATGCAAGATGAACTAGCCTTGGCTCAATGGGGTGTAACATCTCAAGATTGTGAACAAGGAATGATGTTAATTGATGCGAATGCGCCTGATAGACGTTGGCAAGGTAGCAATGCAGCAGAAGAAATTGGACGATTGTTACCCTTTGGTAGCATTTTTGTAGACGCATATCAAGCCTTACCGGGGGTAAAATGGGCAGGCGATCGCTTCTACGAACAAATCCGCGATAATCGTTATACCTTATTTGGTAAACGCTCCAATACCTATCAGTCAGCTTATTGTGTTGATGGTAATTGCCATTTCGATAATTAAAAATACCCT carries:
- a CDS encoding thiol-disulfide oxidoreductase DCC family protein, translating into MNYYVIYDGNCNLCVTLVQLLETLDHGKLFRYIPMQDELALAQWGVTSQDCEQGMMLIDANAPDRRWQGSNAAEEIGRLLPFGSIFVDAYQALPGVKWAGDRFYEQIRDNRYTLFGKRSNTYQSAYCVDGNCHFDN